From a single Pelodiscus sinensis isolate JC-2024 chromosome 4, ASM4963464v1, whole genome shotgun sequence genomic region:
- the LOC142829286 gene encoding serine protease 53-like isoform X4: MESLGLRRLLLLGICLQQGAAAAGPACGQQRVLSRIVGGINAQRGEWPWQASLQLRGEHLCGGTLIGDKWILSAAHCFIGKDTTKDPAAWKVVLGRLQLSGGPLQGVVRNVSQIITHEKYQDYTQGMDIALLRLAEPVPFGRDVAPICLPYPSHQFAFGSQCWATGWGRVMEDRTLPPPMPLKKVELDLLSAETCNCIHSNLRQKELSSPARPGLICAGFQSGGVGPCQGDSGGPVVCSENGTWFQAGILSFSVGCARPHSPILITEVTAYASWIENRTGGASFAVQTGPAPFSSEEGKCKGCGKPKGYELNFSPTGAWPWYVSLQFGGQHVCGGALISESWVLAAAHCFIERQEHTDWKVLLGERREGAEPRWQEERGLRKLILHGAFVNVTEGSDIALLQLAQPVGFGEHLWAVCLPYETHRFRLGGTCWARGREKARAPTPQPLQGVGVALLGPVACNCSYSQSILAGEAVPILPEMLCAAQQEETTSCEGDDGGALICSEKGTWFLAGLSSFSNGCGRKSQPGVYTDVRAHEKWIMDITRDGYFGNQPMPVPAITEEDTCPVKPTPSSGGAGTKPVPTVGTTSGQGSGGAGTMLVPTAGTTKGQGSGGAGTTLVPTAGTTRGQGAGGAETEPVPTAGTTRGQGSGGAGTTPVPTAGTTRGQGSGGAGTEPVPTVDTTRGQGSTKGWAKPVIPGGATEEEGSGAEWELPVPPGCAQHREGASGKGQKPRPPGGAKGGQGGKGKGPKGRLRFF; the protein is encoded by the exons ATGGAATCCCTCGGCCTTCGGCGACTGCTGCTGCTCGGGATCT gcctccagcagggagcaGCGGCTGCAG GACCAGCCTGTGGCCAGCAGAGAGTCTTAAGCCGAATCGTTGGTGGGATCAATGCCCAGAGAGGGGAATGGCCGTGGCAGGCCAGCCTGCAGCTCCGCGGGGAGCACTTGTGTGGAGGGACCTTGATCGGTGACAAGTGGATCCTCTCGGCTGCTCACTGCTTCATCGG GAAAGACACGACCAAGGACCCCGCTGCCTGGAAGGTGGTGCTGGGGCGTCTGCAGCTGAGCGGTGGCCCGCTGCAGGGGGTCGTGCGCAACGTCTCCCAGATCATCACCCATGAGAAGTACCAAGACTACACCCAGGGCATGGACATCGCTCTGCTGCGCCTGGCGGAGCCCGTCCCCTTTGGCCGTGACGTAGCCCCCATCTGCCTGCCCTACCCCAGCCACCAGTTCGCCTTCGGGTCCCAGTGCTGGGCCACCGGCTGGGGCCGGGTGATGGAGGACA GGACCCTACCACCCCCCATGCCTCTCAAGAAGGTGGAGCTGGACCTGCTCAGTGCCGAGACCTGCAACTGCATTCACAGCAACCTGCGGCAGAAGGAGCTGTCCAGTCCGGCCAGGCCGGGGCTGATCTGTGCCGGGTTCCAGAGTGGAGGCGTGGGGCCCTGCCAG GGTGATTCGGGCGGGCCGGTGGTCTGCTCCGAGAACGGGACGTGGTTCCAGGCCGGGATCCTCAGCTTCTCAGTGGGCTGTGCCCGGCCCCACAGCCCCATCCTGATAACCGAGGTCACGGCCTACGCCAGCTGGATCGAGAACCGCACCGGGGGAGCCTCCTTTGCTGTCCAGACGGGGCCAGCCCCCTTCAGCAGCGAGGAAGGGAAGTGCAAAG GCTGTGGGAAGCCGAAGGGATACGAGCTGAACTTTTCCCCCACGGGGGCCTGGCCCTGGTACGTGAGCCTGCAGTTTGGAGGGCAGCACGTCTGCGGGGGAGCGCTGATCTCCGAGAGCTGGGTGCTGGCGGCTGCTCACTGCTTCATCGA GCGGCAGGAGCACACGGACTGGAAGGTGCTGCTGGGCGagcggcgggagggggcagagccacgcTGGCAAGAAGAGCGGGGCCTACGGAAGCTGATCCTCCACGGGGCCTTCGTGAACGTGACCGAGGGCAGCGACATcgcgctgctgcagctggcccagccgGTGGGGTTCGGGGAGCACCTCTGGGCCGTCTGCCTCCCTTACGAAACACACCGGTTCCGGCTTGGGGGCACCTGCTGGGCCAGGGGACGGGAGAAAG CTCGGgcacccaccccacagccactccagggggtgggggtggctctCCTGGGACCAGTGGCCTGTAACTGCAGCTACAGCCAGTCCATCTTAGCTGGTGAGGCCGTGCCCATCCTCCCGGAAATGCTTTGTGCTGCTCAGCAGGAAGAGACCACCAGCTGTGAG GGCGATGATGGGGGGGCACTGATATGCAGCGAGAAGGGCACCTGGTTCCTGGCGGGCCTCTCCAGCTTCAGCAATGGCTGTGGGAGGAAGAGCCAGCCGGGCGTGTACACGGACGTGAGGGCACACGAGAAGTGGATCATGGACATCACACGGGATGGTTATTTTGGCAACCAGCCCATGCCAGTGCCGGCCATCACAGAAGAGGACACCTGCCCAGTGAAGCCGACTCCAA GTTCTGGTGGAGCAGGGACAAAGCCGGTGCCCACGGTGGGCACCACAAGTGGGCAAG gctCCGGTGGAGCGGGGACAATGCTGGTGCCCACGGCTGGTACTACTAAAGGGCAAG GCTCTGGCGGAGCAGGGACAACACTGGTGCCCACAGCTGGTACCACGAGGGGGCAAG GCGCCGGTGGGGCAGAGACAGAGCCGGTGCCCACGGCAGGTACCACAAGGGGGCAAG gctCCGGTGGAGCAGGGACAACACCGGTGCCCACGGCTGGTACCACGAGGGGGCAAG GCTCtggtggagcagggacagagccggTGCCCACGGTGGATACCACGAGGGGGCAAG GTTCCACTAAAGGCTGGGCAAAGCCAGTGATACCTGGTGGTGCCACGGAAGAGGAAG GTTCCGGTGCAGAGTGGGAGCTGCCGGTGCCCCCCGGTTGTGCCCAGCACAGGGAAG gtgccaGTGGCAAGGGGCAGAAGCCAAGGCCGCCTGGTGGTGCCAAAGGGGGGCAAG GTGGAAAAGGGAAGGGTCCCAAAGGGAGGCTCCGTTTCTTCTAG
- the LOC142829286 gene encoding serine protease 53-like isoform X9, with protein sequence MESLGLRRLLLLGICLQQGAAAAGPACGQQRVLSRIVGGINAQRGEWPWQASLQLRGEHLCGGTLIGDKWILSAAHCFIGKDTTKDPAAWKVVLGRLQLSGGPLQGVVRNVSQIITHEKYQDYTQGMDIALLRLAEPVPFGRDVAPICLPYPSHQFAFGSQCWATGWGRVMEDRTLPPPMPLKKVELDLLSAETCNCIHSNLRQKELSSPARPGLICAGFQSGGVGPCQGDSGGPVVCSENGTWFQAGILSFSVGCARPHSPILITEVTAYASWIENRTGGASFAVQTGPAPFSSEEGKCKGCGKPKGYELNFSPTGAWPWYVSLQFGGQHVCGGALISESWVLAAAHCFIERQEHTDWKVLLGERREGAEPRWQEERGLRKLILHGAFVNVTEGSDIALLQLAQPVGFGEHLWAVCLPYETHRFRLGGTCWARGREKARAPTPQPLQGVGVALLGPVACNCSYSQSILAGEAVPILPEMLCAAQQEETTSCEGDDGGALICSEKGTWFLAGLSSFSNGCGRKSQPGVYTDVRAHEKWIMDITRDGYFGNQPMPVPAITEEDTCPVKPTPSSGGAGTKPVPTVGTTSGQGSGGAGTMLVPTAGTTKGQGSGGAGTTLVPTAGTTRGQGAGGAETEPVPTAGTTRGQGSTKGWAKPVIPGGATEEEGASGKGQKPRPPGGAKGGQGGKGKGPKGRLRFF encoded by the exons ATGGAATCCCTCGGCCTTCGGCGACTGCTGCTGCTCGGGATCT gcctccagcagggagcaGCGGCTGCAG GACCAGCCTGTGGCCAGCAGAGAGTCTTAAGCCGAATCGTTGGTGGGATCAATGCCCAGAGAGGGGAATGGCCGTGGCAGGCCAGCCTGCAGCTCCGCGGGGAGCACTTGTGTGGAGGGACCTTGATCGGTGACAAGTGGATCCTCTCGGCTGCTCACTGCTTCATCGG GAAAGACACGACCAAGGACCCCGCTGCCTGGAAGGTGGTGCTGGGGCGTCTGCAGCTGAGCGGTGGCCCGCTGCAGGGGGTCGTGCGCAACGTCTCCCAGATCATCACCCATGAGAAGTACCAAGACTACACCCAGGGCATGGACATCGCTCTGCTGCGCCTGGCGGAGCCCGTCCCCTTTGGCCGTGACGTAGCCCCCATCTGCCTGCCCTACCCCAGCCACCAGTTCGCCTTCGGGTCCCAGTGCTGGGCCACCGGCTGGGGCCGGGTGATGGAGGACA GGACCCTACCACCCCCCATGCCTCTCAAGAAGGTGGAGCTGGACCTGCTCAGTGCCGAGACCTGCAACTGCATTCACAGCAACCTGCGGCAGAAGGAGCTGTCCAGTCCGGCCAGGCCGGGGCTGATCTGTGCCGGGTTCCAGAGTGGAGGCGTGGGGCCCTGCCAG GGTGATTCGGGCGGGCCGGTGGTCTGCTCCGAGAACGGGACGTGGTTCCAGGCCGGGATCCTCAGCTTCTCAGTGGGCTGTGCCCGGCCCCACAGCCCCATCCTGATAACCGAGGTCACGGCCTACGCCAGCTGGATCGAGAACCGCACCGGGGGAGCCTCCTTTGCTGTCCAGACGGGGCCAGCCCCCTTCAGCAGCGAGGAAGGGAAGTGCAAAG GCTGTGGGAAGCCGAAGGGATACGAGCTGAACTTTTCCCCCACGGGGGCCTGGCCCTGGTACGTGAGCCTGCAGTTTGGAGGGCAGCACGTCTGCGGGGGAGCGCTGATCTCCGAGAGCTGGGTGCTGGCGGCTGCTCACTGCTTCATCGA GCGGCAGGAGCACACGGACTGGAAGGTGCTGCTGGGCGagcggcgggagggggcagagccacgcTGGCAAGAAGAGCGGGGCCTACGGAAGCTGATCCTCCACGGGGCCTTCGTGAACGTGACCGAGGGCAGCGACATcgcgctgctgcagctggcccagccgGTGGGGTTCGGGGAGCACCTCTGGGCCGTCTGCCTCCCTTACGAAACACACCGGTTCCGGCTTGGGGGCACCTGCTGGGCCAGGGGACGGGAGAAAG CTCGGgcacccaccccacagccactccagggggtgggggtggctctCCTGGGACCAGTGGCCTGTAACTGCAGCTACAGCCAGTCCATCTTAGCTGGTGAGGCCGTGCCCATCCTCCCGGAAATGCTTTGTGCTGCTCAGCAGGAAGAGACCACCAGCTGTGAG GGCGATGATGGGGGGGCACTGATATGCAGCGAGAAGGGCACCTGGTTCCTGGCGGGCCTCTCCAGCTTCAGCAATGGCTGTGGGAGGAAGAGCCAGCCGGGCGTGTACACGGACGTGAGGGCACACGAGAAGTGGATCATGGACATCACACGGGATGGTTATTTTGGCAACCAGCCCATGCCAGTGCCGGCCATCACAGAAGAGGACACCTGCCCAGTGAAGCCGACTCCAA GTTCTGGTGGAGCAGGGACAAAGCCGGTGCCCACGGTGGGCACCACAAGTGGGCAAG gctCCGGTGGAGCGGGGACAATGCTGGTGCCCACGGCTGGTACTACTAAAGGGCAAG GCTCTGGCGGAGCAGGGACAACACTGGTGCCCACAGCTGGTACCACGAGGGGGCAAG GCGCCGGTGGGGCAGAGACAGAGCCGGTGCCCACGGCAGGTACCACAAGGGGGCAAG GTTCCACTAAAGGCTGGGCAAAGCCAGTGATACCTGGTGGTGCCACGGAAGAGGAAG gtgccaGTGGCAAGGGGCAGAAGCCAAGGCCGCCTGGTGGTGCCAAAGGGGGGCAAG GTGGAAAAGGGAAGGGTCCCAAAGGGAGGCTCCGTTTCTTCTAG
- the LOC142829286 gene encoding serine protease 53-like isoform X3 produces the protein MESLGLRRLLLLGICLQQGAAAAGPACGQQRVLSRIVGGINAQRGEWPWQASLQLRGEHLCGGTLIGDKWILSAAHCFIGKDTTKDPAAWKVVLGRLQLSGGPLQGVVRNVSQIITHEKYQDYTQGMDIALLRLAEPVPFGRDVAPICLPYPSHQFAFGSQCWATGWGRVMEDRTLPPPMPLKKVELDLLSAETCNCIHSNLRQKELSSPARPGLICAGFQSGGVGPCQGDSGGPVVCSENGTWFQAGILSFSVGCARPHSPILITEVTAYASWIENRTGGASFAVQTGPAPFSSEEGKCKGCGKPKGYELNFSPTGAWPWYVSLQFGGQHVCGGALISESWVLAAAHCFIERQEHTDWKVLLGERREGAEPRWQEERGLRKLILHGAFVNVTEGSDIALLQLAQPVGFGEHLWAVCLPYETHRFRLGGTCWARGREKARAPTPQPLQGVGVALLGPVACNCSYSQSILAGEAVPILPEMLCAAQQEETTSCEGDDGGALICSEKGTWFLAGLSSFSNGCGRKSQPGVYTDVRAHEKWIMDITRDGYFGNQPMPVPAITEEDTCPVKPTPSSGGAGTKPVPTVGTTSGQGSGGAGTMLVPTAGTTKGQGSGGAGTTLVPTAGTTRGQGAGGAETEPVPTAGTTRGQGSGGAGTTPVPTAGTTRGQGSGGAGTEPVPTVDTTRGQGSTKGWAKPVIPGGATEEEGSGAEWELPVPPGCAQHREGASGKGQKPVPPGCAKRGEGGKGKGPKGRLRFF, from the exons ATGGAATCCCTCGGCCTTCGGCGACTGCTGCTGCTCGGGATCT gcctccagcagggagcaGCGGCTGCAG GACCAGCCTGTGGCCAGCAGAGAGTCTTAAGCCGAATCGTTGGTGGGATCAATGCCCAGAGAGGGGAATGGCCGTGGCAGGCCAGCCTGCAGCTCCGCGGGGAGCACTTGTGTGGAGGGACCTTGATCGGTGACAAGTGGATCCTCTCGGCTGCTCACTGCTTCATCGG GAAAGACACGACCAAGGACCCCGCTGCCTGGAAGGTGGTGCTGGGGCGTCTGCAGCTGAGCGGTGGCCCGCTGCAGGGGGTCGTGCGCAACGTCTCCCAGATCATCACCCATGAGAAGTACCAAGACTACACCCAGGGCATGGACATCGCTCTGCTGCGCCTGGCGGAGCCCGTCCCCTTTGGCCGTGACGTAGCCCCCATCTGCCTGCCCTACCCCAGCCACCAGTTCGCCTTCGGGTCCCAGTGCTGGGCCACCGGCTGGGGCCGGGTGATGGAGGACA GGACCCTACCACCCCCCATGCCTCTCAAGAAGGTGGAGCTGGACCTGCTCAGTGCCGAGACCTGCAACTGCATTCACAGCAACCTGCGGCAGAAGGAGCTGTCCAGTCCGGCCAGGCCGGGGCTGATCTGTGCCGGGTTCCAGAGTGGAGGCGTGGGGCCCTGCCAG GGTGATTCGGGCGGGCCGGTGGTCTGCTCCGAGAACGGGACGTGGTTCCAGGCCGGGATCCTCAGCTTCTCAGTGGGCTGTGCCCGGCCCCACAGCCCCATCCTGATAACCGAGGTCACGGCCTACGCCAGCTGGATCGAGAACCGCACCGGGGGAGCCTCCTTTGCTGTCCAGACGGGGCCAGCCCCCTTCAGCAGCGAGGAAGGGAAGTGCAAAG GCTGTGGGAAGCCGAAGGGATACGAGCTGAACTTTTCCCCCACGGGGGCCTGGCCCTGGTACGTGAGCCTGCAGTTTGGAGGGCAGCACGTCTGCGGGGGAGCGCTGATCTCCGAGAGCTGGGTGCTGGCGGCTGCTCACTGCTTCATCGA GCGGCAGGAGCACACGGACTGGAAGGTGCTGCTGGGCGagcggcgggagggggcagagccacgcTGGCAAGAAGAGCGGGGCCTACGGAAGCTGATCCTCCACGGGGCCTTCGTGAACGTGACCGAGGGCAGCGACATcgcgctgctgcagctggcccagccgGTGGGGTTCGGGGAGCACCTCTGGGCCGTCTGCCTCCCTTACGAAACACACCGGTTCCGGCTTGGGGGCACCTGCTGGGCCAGGGGACGGGAGAAAG CTCGGgcacccaccccacagccactccagggggtgggggtggctctCCTGGGACCAGTGGCCTGTAACTGCAGCTACAGCCAGTCCATCTTAGCTGGTGAGGCCGTGCCCATCCTCCCGGAAATGCTTTGTGCTGCTCAGCAGGAAGAGACCACCAGCTGTGAG GGCGATGATGGGGGGGCACTGATATGCAGCGAGAAGGGCACCTGGTTCCTGGCGGGCCTCTCCAGCTTCAGCAATGGCTGTGGGAGGAAGAGCCAGCCGGGCGTGTACACGGACGTGAGGGCACACGAGAAGTGGATCATGGACATCACACGGGATGGTTATTTTGGCAACCAGCCCATGCCAGTGCCGGCCATCACAGAAGAGGACACCTGCCCAGTGAAGCCGACTCCAA GTTCTGGTGGAGCAGGGACAAAGCCGGTGCCCACGGTGGGCACCACAAGTGGGCAAG gctCCGGTGGAGCGGGGACAATGCTGGTGCCCACGGCTGGTACTACTAAAGGGCAAG GCTCTGGCGGAGCAGGGACAACACTGGTGCCCACAGCTGGTACCACGAGGGGGCAAG GCGCCGGTGGGGCAGAGACAGAGCCGGTGCCCACGGCAGGTACCACAAGGGGGCAAG gctCCGGTGGAGCAGGGACAACACCGGTGCCCACGGCTGGTACCACGAGGGGGCAAG GCTCtggtggagcagggacagagccggTGCCCACGGTGGATACCACGAGGGGGCAAG GTTCCACTAAAGGCTGGGCAAAGCCAGTGATACCTGGTGGTGCCACGGAAGAGGAAG GTTCCGGTGCAGAGTGGGAGCTGCCGGTGCCCCCCGGTTGTGCCCAGCACAGGGAAG gtgCCAGTGGCAAGGGGCAGAAGCCAGTGCCGCCTGGCTGTGCCAAACGAGGGGAAG GTGGAAAAGGGAAGGGTCCCAAAGGGAGGCTCCGTTTCTTCTAG
- the LOC142829286 gene encoding serine protease 53-like isoform X6 produces the protein MESLGLRRLLLLGICLQQGAAAAGPACGQQRVLSRIVGGINAQRGEWPWQASLQLRGEHLCGGTLIGDKWILSAAHCFIGKDTTKDPAAWKVVLGRLQLSGGPLQGVVRNVSQIITHEKYQDYTQGMDIALLRLAEPVPFGRDVAPICLPYPSHQFAFGSQCWATGWGRVMEDRTLPPPMPLKKVELDLLSAETCNCIHSNLRQKELSSPARPGLICAGFQSGGVGPCQGDSGGPVVCSENGTWFQAGILSFSVGCARPHSPILITEVTAYASWIENRTGGASFAVQTGPAPFSSEEGKCKGCGKPKGYELNFSPTGAWPWYVSLQFGGQHVCGGALISESWVLAAAHCFIERQEHTDWKVLLGERREGAEPRWQEERGLRKLILHGAFVNVTEGSDIALLQLAQPVGFGEHLWAVCLPYETHRFRLGGTCWARGREKARAPTPQPLQGVGVALLGPVACNCSYSQSILAGEAVPILPEMLCAAQQEETTSCEGDDGGALICSEKGTWFLAGLSSFSNGCGRKSQPGVYTDVRAHEKWIMDITRDGYFGNQPMPVPAITEEDTCPVKPTPSSGGAGTKPVPTVGTTSGQGSGGAGTMLVPTAGTTKGQGSGGAGTTPVPTAGTTRGQGSGGAGTEPVPTVDTTRGQGSTKGWAKPVIPGGATEEEGSGAEWELPVPPGCAQHREGASGKGQKPVPPGCAKRGEGASGKGQKPRPPGGAKGGQGGKGKGPKGRLRFF, from the exons ATGGAATCCCTCGGCCTTCGGCGACTGCTGCTGCTCGGGATCT gcctccagcagggagcaGCGGCTGCAG GACCAGCCTGTGGCCAGCAGAGAGTCTTAAGCCGAATCGTTGGTGGGATCAATGCCCAGAGAGGGGAATGGCCGTGGCAGGCCAGCCTGCAGCTCCGCGGGGAGCACTTGTGTGGAGGGACCTTGATCGGTGACAAGTGGATCCTCTCGGCTGCTCACTGCTTCATCGG GAAAGACACGACCAAGGACCCCGCTGCCTGGAAGGTGGTGCTGGGGCGTCTGCAGCTGAGCGGTGGCCCGCTGCAGGGGGTCGTGCGCAACGTCTCCCAGATCATCACCCATGAGAAGTACCAAGACTACACCCAGGGCATGGACATCGCTCTGCTGCGCCTGGCGGAGCCCGTCCCCTTTGGCCGTGACGTAGCCCCCATCTGCCTGCCCTACCCCAGCCACCAGTTCGCCTTCGGGTCCCAGTGCTGGGCCACCGGCTGGGGCCGGGTGATGGAGGACA GGACCCTACCACCCCCCATGCCTCTCAAGAAGGTGGAGCTGGACCTGCTCAGTGCCGAGACCTGCAACTGCATTCACAGCAACCTGCGGCAGAAGGAGCTGTCCAGTCCGGCCAGGCCGGGGCTGATCTGTGCCGGGTTCCAGAGTGGAGGCGTGGGGCCCTGCCAG GGTGATTCGGGCGGGCCGGTGGTCTGCTCCGAGAACGGGACGTGGTTCCAGGCCGGGATCCTCAGCTTCTCAGTGGGCTGTGCCCGGCCCCACAGCCCCATCCTGATAACCGAGGTCACGGCCTACGCCAGCTGGATCGAGAACCGCACCGGGGGAGCCTCCTTTGCTGTCCAGACGGGGCCAGCCCCCTTCAGCAGCGAGGAAGGGAAGTGCAAAG GCTGTGGGAAGCCGAAGGGATACGAGCTGAACTTTTCCCCCACGGGGGCCTGGCCCTGGTACGTGAGCCTGCAGTTTGGAGGGCAGCACGTCTGCGGGGGAGCGCTGATCTCCGAGAGCTGGGTGCTGGCGGCTGCTCACTGCTTCATCGA GCGGCAGGAGCACACGGACTGGAAGGTGCTGCTGGGCGagcggcgggagggggcagagccacgcTGGCAAGAAGAGCGGGGCCTACGGAAGCTGATCCTCCACGGGGCCTTCGTGAACGTGACCGAGGGCAGCGACATcgcgctgctgcagctggcccagccgGTGGGGTTCGGGGAGCACCTCTGGGCCGTCTGCCTCCCTTACGAAACACACCGGTTCCGGCTTGGGGGCACCTGCTGGGCCAGGGGACGGGAGAAAG CTCGGgcacccaccccacagccactccagggggtgggggtggctctCCTGGGACCAGTGGCCTGTAACTGCAGCTACAGCCAGTCCATCTTAGCTGGTGAGGCCGTGCCCATCCTCCCGGAAATGCTTTGTGCTGCTCAGCAGGAAGAGACCACCAGCTGTGAG GGCGATGATGGGGGGGCACTGATATGCAGCGAGAAGGGCACCTGGTTCCTGGCGGGCCTCTCCAGCTTCAGCAATGGCTGTGGGAGGAAGAGCCAGCCGGGCGTGTACACGGACGTGAGGGCACACGAGAAGTGGATCATGGACATCACACGGGATGGTTATTTTGGCAACCAGCCCATGCCAGTGCCGGCCATCACAGAAGAGGACACCTGCCCAGTGAAGCCGACTCCAA GTTCTGGTGGAGCAGGGACAAAGCCGGTGCCCACGGTGGGCACCACAAGTGGGCAAG gctCCGGTGGAGCGGGGACAATGCTGGTGCCCACGGCTGGTACTACTAAAGGGCAAG gctCCGGTGGAGCAGGGACAACACCGGTGCCCACGGCTGGTACCACGAGGGGGCAAG GCTCtggtggagcagggacagagccggTGCCCACGGTGGATACCACGAGGGGGCAAG GTTCCACTAAAGGCTGGGCAAAGCCAGTGATACCTGGTGGTGCCACGGAAGAGGAAG GTTCCGGTGCAGAGTGGGAGCTGCCGGTGCCCCCCGGTTGTGCCCAGCACAGGGAAG gtgCCAGTGGCAAGGGGCAGAAGCCAGTGCCGCCTGGCTGTGCCAAACGAGGGGAAG gtgccaGTGGCAAGGGGCAGAAGCCAAGGCCGCCTGGTGGTGCCAAAGGGGGGCAAG GTGGAAAAGGGAAGGGTCCCAAAGGGAGGCTCCGTTTCTTCTAG